The DNA region CACGGGCAATCTCTTCAGCTATTTCCGCGGCAGTGCCGTATCTGGTTCCATAAACAACTAATGCTTTCATATTTATCACAAAACTCCAAATTAATTTATTAAACTTCTATACTTTTATATTATTTAGCAAAATCTTTAAAAGACAAAACATTTTTAGGGATTGATATAATTTCAACGTGTCTTCCTGGCTTTTTCGTACAAATCAAGGGATGATTTTTCGAGTTTACCCATTATGTGAAATAATGATCTGATTTCTTCATTATTCAATGCTTCAAAATAGGTTTTAATAGTTTTCATATCTTCCGGGGATCTTTTTTCCCAGTAGTTTTGGCATTTTCTGGTTACTTTCAAACGAAGTATGCGTCGGTTTTCACTATCACGTTCTATTTTTACAAAACCACGTGCTTCCAGACGGCTGGCCAGTTGTTTCACATTCTGATGGGTGGTGCTCATGGCATCAGCCATTTCCTGCATGGAAGGGGGGCTTTGGAAGGCATTGGCCAGTACTATCATCATCAACCACTGTTTGGTGGTAATCTGGTCCTTGGCCATTTCCCGGCCAATGACATAGCTCCAACGCTGCTCTACCAGGAACAGAACCACCAGGATGTATTTTTCCATGTCCAGTCTTTCCGCATCAAATTCTGCTTTAATACTGTCTGAATCTTTCATTATTCTCAGCTCAATCACCTCAATCAGCTCAAATTAGCATTCATAAGTAAGTGATCAGATTCTGCAACTTTTTTACAGGTTTTACTATAGAATGCCAAGGCAATAATTATTCCTCCTACAGTGGCCAATGTAAAGAACAGTACTTGCTCCCTGGAGATGCTCACCCCACTTTGGAACATGAAATAGATCATGGATAGAATGGCAGTTCCCAGTAACGACATCTTCACAATCATGATAGACATGAGTGCATATCCCCGGGGCCTATCTTTTAGAATAAGTACGCTGGAGATAAGAGCTGCTGGTACAAGAACACCAAGGTCTAAGGCTTGAATTACCATGGTGGTGTAACTTTCCAGTGAAGCTGGAGCAATTCCTGTTAGAATAGATTGGATTATCATACTGAGCCACATGAAGGCTAACATGGATGCCATGAATATGGTAAAGACCCCTGCAATTTTGGTGGTCATTCCAGGTCGAAAGCTATTTTTAACTGTTTCAACATCCAGGGTTATCAGTCCGTAAACAAAGGTATACAGGGATAGGGAAAACAGAGCCACATAGACCAGGAATAAGTGGTTGTAGGACGCTGCAAATGACATGGACATGTAGGTGTACAGGAAGTAGAATATTGTTCCCATCCATAATAGCTGACCTCTAACTGAGTCCCTGAATATAAGAAACAGGGATACAAGAAGTATGGGCACACATAACAGGAGTGTGATGAGATCCTGGCCCATCATCTGGGCAGTAATGGAAACCGTGTCATTGTTGTACAAGTTTTCCCAGAATAAGCCGGATAAGGTGGCTATCACCGCCAGAATCGCGATGATTACTGGGTTAATATACATTATTTTTAGGTTCATTTTCATTCACCGCAAACATGTAATATATTACATATATTGGTAATATATTACCTGATATGTAAACTAATATATAAACTTTTTTATTGGGGGTGTAAAGTTATTGGGGGGATGTTGAGAGATATTCGCAAAAAAATCTATGATGAAATTTGTCTTTGTTTTGCGAAATAACAATAATAAACCAATTAGAAATTTTGATGAAAGTCCAAAACCCATACTTTACAGTCCATACGTTACAGTGGTTTTTTTCCAAAAACTTAAAAATAAATAATATTTAGGGTTATATTTGTGATTTATAAGATTATAAAACACCAAATTCATTTCTTCTGAACCACTAAAGTACCAGCCACCAAATCTCCAATTCTCTGTTTTTTGGGAGACTTGGAACTAAATATTATGGCTAATAGTCCAGGTAGAGGGTAGGGGATCAGGTCTACAATCAATAATAGATTTCGTAGGATACTTTGCCGAAAACTAATTTGTTTATGGTCCCTATCATTCACTACTCTGATATTCATAATTTTTGCACCGATTGTTTGCCCATATTTTTCGAATATAATGAAATAAGTGAAGGATAGAATGATACATAAAGCTATCCAGACACCAGCTAACATTTCAGCGTTTGATATTTCCTGATTGCCAACCAAGTGGACTGATACTATTCCAATCAATAAAAATACCCATAAAAATAACAGAAATATAATATCAATTAAAAATGCAACGATCTTTATGAAAGTTGAAGCATAATTCAATGAAATTTTTTCACCACACTGACTACAAAAAACAGCTATACCCGGATTTTCAGCCTTACAATTAGCACATAATAAATGATTTTGTCTGTATATTCCATCTCTTTCAGACCTTTTTTTGAATAGTGATTCTAGTTTATCCCAATTATTCCTAAATACAATAAATAGGAGGATTGGAAACAGAATAAAGGATGGAATGATCATTGCAGACTCTGTTCCAATGCTAAATAAGGAAGGAAGGCCCTCCCAAAGTCCCGTGCTGTTAATTATTGTGGTTAAGAATATATTATTAGCAATATGTACGCCCATGGCAGTTTCCAGGCTTTTTTCTCCTATAGTTATGATTCCCAGTGTCATTGCGAAAATGAACATGTTAATCACCACTCCAATGCCAGTGGGGGTATCAGAACCATTAAAAAAATGTCCCACAGCGAAAATGGCAGAGGTTATAAGAAGGGGAATAACTGGTTTAGAAGTGAGAAGCCCTAAACCCTGCATCAAGTATCCTCTAAAAAAGATTTCTTCAAATGAGGCCTGTATTGAGTAAATGATTATGCTTAAAACTAAAAGGATGAAAAACGATGGATTAAAAGAAAATTTAAGAGATGAGGGGTAGATTAACACTTCAATTAATAGTGCAAGTCCCATGAGAACAAACCATAACCCTGCTCCTTTTAAAATTTTCATCCATTTAACTTTAAAAGCCGTGGTTATCAATATGATGAGCTTTTTTTTATGAATAAACCTGATGCATCCATAGAAAATTAAAAAAGAGAGAAAATAATACCCTCCAAAAAATAAGAATAAAATAAGGGGATTAATATTTTTTACCACTCCCTGTGCATTTATTCCTCCTTTCCACAGGTGCGGAAAAATTATAAATGGAATTGAAATTACAATTATCAGAATTAGCGGCCCTAACCAGGAAATCAAACTGGTTAAGACATATCTCCACCAGTTATTTTTTCCATAATGTGCATTATCTAAAAATGTTTTCACTGGCATATTATCAGCCACATTAGGAGGTCAACATCAAAAACATCATAGCAAAAAAATTTACAATTCAAATGAACAATGAATTGGGTTACTATTAATCCTTTAATTCTGCATTTATGTTTAGATTTATTACAGTTATTAAACAGATTATATATAGGTGATGAAAGTGCAGCAACTGCCATTAACCTCACAGTTAACACTTTACATTTTACTGGTTTTAATTGGTTTTTTTGCAGTAGTGATCTGGTATGGCCAGTACCGGGTTCTGAAAGGTAAAGGCTATGATAATCCTGACGGTTCCAGAGATGACTGGCATGAGCAAAAAACTCATTATGGAATTGCCTTTGCTGATTTGACTGTAGCATGCCCGGCAACTATTGCTGGGATTATTCTTCTACTAATCAACCCCAGATTGGGTTTTTACATTATCGCATTAACCAGTTTCTGGTTCCTGTGGGCCAATGTAATGACCACTGCAACCAGTTTAAGATTTGAAAAACCAAAAATAACCTTAATGTGGTTTGTGACTTTCCCATTGGGGGCTATTGTTGGGTTTGCCTATATAATGTGGACAATACTCAATTTTAATGCCATTTTTAGTCTATAACTTGACCTATAAATCTGATAAATAACACTAAACGAGATTTATGGGTATCTATGAAATGAAAGTAATTCACTTTCACACTTTTTAGGAGTCGCTTGCATGTGCTGGATAAATACACATATCATATAAAAAATAGAATAGTCTATTGGAAAATATATATGGGAAAATTTTTTGTAATATAGGGGGGATTAAATGGTTGATAATAAGGTTGTTTCAAAGGGACGTCCCTTTTCACTTAAAATTTATCTTTTAATAATTTTTGTTCTTTCCTGGCCATTTTTGATGGTGACTGCCTGGGCTGCAATTGTAAATAATGGAACATTTGCCCTTATTCTAGCTCTACTGGCATGGTAATGGTAACTGTGGGCACTTTCATTGCCGGTAGATATGTGTTCAAGGACGGTTTCAAGGATGTTGGATGGATTTGGGGTAAACCAATCCATTACATACTGTCTTTCGCTACCGCTTTCCTTTTATTTGGAATTCCCATGCTCATAAATATTTTCCAGGGATCAGCAGCTTTACTTCCAAATTTCACCTGGACACAATATATCTTGTTAATGGGAGGATACACCCTTGCAGTAATAGTACCTGCTTTTGGAGAAGAATTCGGTTTCAGAGGGTACCTCTTACCCCACCTATCACGCAGATACACCCCCAGGAAAGCTGTAATCATAAACAGTTTAATATGGTGGTTCTGGCATCAGCCGGTTGCAGTAGGTGGAGCAATTTTTGCCATGAACTTGTTAGGGGCAGATAGTTCTCTGATGCTTCTGGTTGTTATCTGGACCTTTTTAGATAGTTTCCTTAACTGTTTCTTTGATGGGCCTATTTTTTCATACATCTGGGCTAAGAGTAACATTATTGCAGTGGTAACCTTCTTCCACGCAGCCTATGATGGAGTTCGCAATTCATCGCTAATGGTAACTGGCACTTTCCCCTTATATGGTGTGTGGAATACTATATTCACTGTCCTTTTAGGGCTAATCCTGCTTTGGAAAGGCGACTGGAAATCATTAGAGAAATTCAGAACTCCAGATCAAGAAATTTCCATTGAAATTGCAGATGAGTCAGGGGGCATCCAATGAAACCCCACTAATTAAACAATGCAATGGTTGTGATCTTGAGGTTTATCCCAGTATCACAGTTTTTCCTGGTTATTCTTTCATCTTTCTCACAGTGAAATGTTAACAAGACAGAGAGCAATGAAAATCAAGCTTTTTTCCAGTGAAACTTTCCAAGTATATTCTTCACAGTATGCAAATACTCATTCAGGGTTATCCCCAGATCCAAGCTCTGAACTATGGGAGTCATAAGAAAAGGAATACTTGATATGGCTATCAGGAATCATCATTACAGTTGCGTCAAGTTTTTAAGCGTTATTCATGTTTCTTTTAAATTCGTTAAGTGAATTAGTGGATATTATATTCTATCCATTGAAAAACCGTCGTGTTTTTTAGACGGTATATATAAGTCACTTTTTCTTCTCATCCTGAATGCATTGTACATTGATATGTGAAAATTTTCCAAGATTTAAGCGCCGGGACTGGGATTTGAACCCAGGGTGAGCATCGCTCATAGGATTTCGACTCCTACGCCTTACCTGACTAGACTATCCCGGCAATAGTATATTCAATTAAGTGCAGGATGCATTAATATTTTTGGTTAATTCATCATAGCTTTATGAGAAAAACTTATAATGATCGCCAATATTCACTTTAACAATTTTATTGGATTTTGATTGGGATTGAGTAATGCAGACGTTTGAAGGTTTAGAATGGAAGATGGGATTCTCCACCAGTAAAACTTTATATATGTTCAATTGAACATCCATTCATGTAATTGGATATTTGTATCCATCAACTTTACTATATTCATAAAAAGAGGAATCAAAAAAAATGCAAGAAAATGACCATCATCATCCTGAAGATGCAGATGCCCAAGTTACATGCAGCTGTTGTGGGGGAGACCTTTTCCAGGAAAAACCTCCACTGTGGAAGCAGAAACCAATTGCAATCATCATTACCTCTCTTACTATATTTGCCATTGCCATCTATCTTGAGAGATTCCTTAACCAGGAAAACCTTGCTGAGTTGGCTTTCCTGGCAGTGGTGGCAGTGTCTGGTTTCAATATTGTTAAAGGCGCTTTCAAAGGACTCTTAAATCTTCATTTCAACATGAGCCTCCTTATAACCATTGCAGCCACCGGAGCATTTCTCATAGGGCATGGTGAAGAGGGTGCGGCTGTCATGTTCCTTTTCTATGTTGCCGAATTTTTGGAAGACTATGCCAGTGAAAGGGCCCGTAGATCCATAGCAGCCCTCCTTAAACTGGCACCGGAAACTGCATGTGTAATTCGAAAAGGAAAGGAACTGGAAGTCCATGTCCATAGTGTGCAGGTGGATGAAAAAGTTGTGGTTCGCCCTGGTGACAAGATACCACTGGATGGTCTGGTGGTGAAAGGATCATCTGCCGTGGATCAGTCTCCCCTAACCGGGGAAAGTATTCCAGTCACCAAAAAGGAGGGGGATGAGGTTTTTGCTGGTACTATTAACACGGAAGGTTACCTGGAGGTGCAGGTAACGCGCAAGTCAGATGAAACTATCATATCCAAAATAATAGAACTGGTTCGAAAGTCAAAAGATAAAAAATCAAAAACCGAAGCATTTATCAATGAATTCGCAAGCTACTACACTCCTGCAGTCATCATACTAGCCATTTCAGTGGCCATCATTCCCCCTTTCCTGTTTGGAATGTCACTGGAGGATTGGTTCTACCGAGCCCTGGTTCTCCTGGTGGTGTCCTGCCCCTGCGCCCTGGCAATATCAACCCCTGTTTCAATGGTTTCTGGGATTACATCAGCCACCAGAAACGGTGTTCTAATCAAAGGCGGAGAATACGTGGAAGAAATGAAGAATGTGAAAGCTGTTGTGTTTGATAAGACTGGAACATTAACCGAAGGCAGCTTAGAAGTTACAGATGTATTGCCTCTTAATGGTAATTCAGGAGATGTTTTAAAGATATCTGCTTCTCTGGAGTCACATTCCAAACATCCCCTGGCCAAAGCCATACTTAAAAAAGCCAAGGAGGAAAAAGTGGAATTTGAAGAAGTAAGCGGCTTCAAATCCATTACTGGTGCTGGTTTGAAGGGTGAAATCAATGGAAAAATATTCTACGCAGGTAATAAAAGCCTCTTTGAGGGAATGCGTAATCTGAATAATGAAGATATCTCCCTGAAGATTAAGGAATTTGAAAAAGATGGTAAAACAACGGTTTTGGTAGGAAATGAGGAAAAGATTATAGGTTTAATAGTATTGATGGACCGAATAAGAGGTGATGCAGCTAAAACAGTGAAATACCTCAAAGATAATGGGATCCGGACTGTCATGCTGACTGGTGATAATCAGGGCACAGCCAGTGCGGTAGCCTCCCGGTTAGGATTAGATGAATGCTATCACAGTCTTCTCCCTGAGGATAAGGTGAAAAAAATTGATGAACTTCTGCAAATCCATGGTAATGTAGCCATGGTGGGAGATGGTGTTAATGATGCGCCAGCACTGGCAAGAGCCAATATAGGAATTGCTATGGGGGCTGCAGGTTCTGATGTGGCAATCGAAACTGCTGATGTTGCTCTGATGCATGACGACCTTTCTAAACTGGAATATCTGCTTAAACTGAGTAAGAAGACAATGAGAGTTGTTCAGGAGAACGTGGCACTCTCCATAATAGTTAAGAGTTCTTTTGCTTTCCTGGCAGTATTGGGATTTATCACTCTATGGATGGCAGTGGGTATTGGGGACATGGGTCTCAGCCTAGCAGTCATACTCAATGCCATCAGGATAGTAAGTAAAGGCTTCTAATTTTTAATAAATTATTAAATAAAAAGCCTGAATAAATTAAAAACCCCTAATTGCAAATTGAACTGGCCTGAATAAACTCTTGCAGCTTTCTCATAGCAGAACCATTCTGGATGGTTTTTCGGGCCAGTTCTACTCCTGCTTTAAGATCAGATGTTTTACCAGCCAGGTAAAGAATCGCACCCGCATTTGCCAGACAAATATCCATTTGAGCTTTATCTTGGGCACTTTCTCTTTTTCCTTTTAAAACATTCAGGGCAATTTCCAGATTTTCTTGCAATGATTCAGGACCATTTATCAACTCTTTATCCACAATTTCAAGTCCAAAATCCTCCGGGTATAAATCTTGAACTTTTATTATACCATCATCTAAAATAGCAGCTTTGGTTTTGCCTATAATTGAGATTTCGTCCATAGCTGCATTACCTTTTCCATCAAAACCATGCACAACCATGGCCCGTTTCACCCCTAAATTTTTAAGGACATGGGCCAAGGTTTCCACATATTCTGGATCAAAAACACCCATAAGTTGAATATCTGCATCTGCAGGTGAACTTAATGGTCCTAAAATATTAAAAACAGTACGGATGCCAAGTTCTTTACGGACGGGCATGACATGTTTCATGGCCGGGTGAAATCTAGGAGCGAACATGAACCCTATACCTACATTTTCCAGGCAAAACTCCACATCACTGCCTTTAACCTCTATATTCACTCCCATGGCCTCTAGAATATCAGCCCCACCACATTTACTGCTTATAGCTCGGTTACCATGTTTAGCAATGCAAACACCGGCTGCCGCGGCAATAATGGCAGAGATGGTGCTGATGTTAAAGGTTTTGAACCTATCTCCTCCTGTACCGCAGGTATCCACTAAGGGCTGATCTAACTGAGGAGATACTTTGATGGAAACCTGGCGCATGGCCCTTACAAAACCGGTTAACTCGGAAATAGACTCACCCTTAGTGGTAAGAGAGGATAAAAAGGCAGCTATATGCACATCGCTGGTACTTCCACTCACTATTTCCATCATACATGCGTAAGCATCATCTTCACTGAGATCCTGTCCAGAGACGACCTTTTTTAAACACTCTTCAATCATCTGACTCACTGTTCATTGTCTATAATTTTCTAGATCATTGTTTTTTTAGTGGCTGCCTTCAAATCATGGCAGAATGCCCCGATCTTATCCAGCATAATCTCTTTATCATTGAGATTCTCAGTTATCATATCCAGGATGGCACTGGCTACAATGGCACCATCAGCACCACTCTCAATAACATTCTGCACATGTTCTGCTTTGGATATCCCGAAACCTACCACCACTGGCAAGTTACTGTGGCTTTTAACCCGTTCTACCAGTTCAAATGTGCTGAATTTAATATCCTCACGTGCTCCGGTGACTCCCATAACTGCCACCACATACAGAAAACCGCTACAGATCTTGGATATTTTTTCCAACCTTTCATTGCTGGTGGTCTGAGCAACCATGAAAATTTGCTGAATTCCATGCTTTTTTGAAGCATTAAGGGCATCATAAGCCTCTTCAGGGGGTAAATCCGCGGCAAGAATGGCGTTAACACCACTCTTCTTGGCAGTTTGGTAGAATTCATCTATTCCCTTTTGATAAATTAAATTATAGTACACCAGGAGTCCTATGGGAATTGAAGTGAACTCTCTGATTTTCCTGATAAATTCAAATCCTTTATCTGTGGTTATTCCTGATTTTAAGGCTCTAATATCTGCAGTCTGGACTGTTGGCCCGTCTGCAACCGGATCACTGAAGGCAAACCCGATCTCCAGACCATCCGCTCCATTTTCAACATAGGTTTTTACAATCTCCAGTGAAGTATCAAAATCAGGATCTCCGGCAACTATAAATGGAATGAATGCTCCTTCATTTTTTTCTTTAACTCGACGGAACATTTCATCGTAACTTTCCACTTCCAATGGGTGAATTTTTGATTCCCTATCAGGCTCGCTAATTACATGAGGGTTACTCATACTTCCACCCCCATTTCACGTGCAACCAGAAACATATCTTTATCCCCACGTCCAGAAAGGTTCACTACAATGGTTTTACCTTTATTTTCAGGTCTTTTAGCATATTTAACTGCATAAGCAACTGCGTGGGAGCTTTCAAGAGCTGGGATTATTCCTTCATATTTGGAAAGCATTTCAAAGCCTTCCAGAGCTTCCTTATTGGTTATAGCCACGTAGTTGGCCCTTCCTGTAACTTTAAGGTAGGCGTGTTCAGGTCCAACTCCAGGGTAATCAAGACCAGCAGAAACTGAATGGGCTTCTTTTATCTGCCCATCATAATTTTGAAGGACAAAGGAGAATGAACCGTGTAATATTCCTTCGGTACCCTTGCACAGGGTTGCTCCAGTTCGATCAGTCTCTACTCCATCTCCACCACCTTCAACTCCAACTAGTTCCACTTCATCATCTTCCAAAAACCCTGAGAATATCCCCAGAGAGTTACTCCCACCCCCAACACAGGCAATAACTGCATCTGGAAGTTTACCCTCTTTTTGAAGTATTTCTTCTCTGGTTTCCCTGCCAATAATACTCTGGAAGTGTTTAACCATGAGGGGGTAGGGATGGGGGCCCATGGTGGAGCCAATTAAGTAGTGGGTGGTTTCTACAGTAGCCACCCAGTCACGGAAAGCATCGTTTATGGCATCTTTAAGGGTTTGTGAACCGGTTTCAACGGGTATGACTTTGGCTCCGGAAAGTTCCATCCTGAAAACATTTAATTTTTGTCTTTCTACATCTTCTAATCCCATGTAAACCTCCACAGGAATGCCTAGAAGAGAACCAATGACTGCAGTGGCTATACCATGTTGCCCCGCCCCGGTCTCGGCTATGATCCTTTTTTTACCCATGTATTTAGCGAGAAGTCCCTGTCCAAGGGTGTTGTTAATTTTATGAGCCCCGGTGTGCAGCATATCTTCTCTTTTAAGATATATTTTGCAACCAAGTTTTTCTGAAAGGTTCCGAGCATAATATAATGCAGTGGGCCTCCCTGCAAACTCCTTTAAGTAGTAGTCAAGCTCTTCATTGAACTTTTTATCATCCTTATATTTTAGGAAAGCTGCCTCAAGCTCTTCGAGTGCAGGTATGAGGAGTTCTGGTACGAATATTCCTCCATATTTCCCAAATTTTCCACTAGTTATCATTCAATCACCAAAGATTAGTTTATAAATTTTAATTTCATTAATTCCCTAATTTTATCCCTATTTTTAACTCCGGGCGCGTCTTCTACACCAGAGTTAACATCAAAGTAGTTAAAGATAGTTGCCAGTTTTTTACCTTCATTTTTGATTCTTTCAACATTCATCCCTCCGGCAAGGAAAAGTGTAACATTTTTATTATAGGATCTGGCAATTTCAGCTGCTTCTAGAGCAGTTTCCGTGGGGATCTGCCTTCCGGTTCCACCAGTTTTTCCCTGAAATTCATAGTCAAAAAGGATATTATCAGAAACACAGACAAAATCTTTAATTTCCTGTTCCTTTTTCGGTTTAATCTCTTCAGATATTCCAATAGCTCTGGTAACAGTTAAATGGGGGTTAGTATTCTTCATTTCTTTAATTTCATCTGGATATAGGGAATGAAGCTGTATGTTATTCAATCCTGACTTTTTTATTCTTTCATCAGCATCTACCATATTCGAAGGTTCGATTACGAGTACAGCCTTATTTTTATCCTTCATGGAAGAGGTTAAGTTCCTTATTTTCTCTATCTCAACCATTCGCTTGGATCTTTCGATGTTAATGAATCCCATGAGATCTGCACCTGCTCCTTCGCAAGTCTTAAGATCATCTTTATTCCGAATACCGCAGATTTTAATCTTCATGTTTTTAATCTTCATGTTGTATTTACCCGGGTAATATTGTCCATACGCTTCACCCTAGATTTTTTAGCGGCAGACACTAATCCTCTGACTTTATCATGGATTTTTTCGGTGGTCATGACACTGGTACCCACCAGAAGGGCATCTGCACCGAAACTGGAAAGCAGTTCAACGTCTTCGGCGTTTTTCACTCCACTTTCCGAAACCAGGGTAATGTTTGATGGAACCATTCGGGCTAGTTTCTCTGTCCTTGACAGATCAATGGTAAAATCATTGAAATCCCTGTTATTTATCCCAATTATATCTGCTCCTGCTTTCATGGCCTTTTCTATTTCTTCAGAGTTTTTACACTCCACCAAGGCATCCATATCTAAATATTGGCATAATTCAATTCCTTCCCGCAGGTTGGGATATAAATCTGCCATTAAAAGAACTGCACTGGCACCATAAGCTCGGGCTTCATATATCTGGTAGGGATCAAGGATGAAATCCTTGCGCAGTAAAGGAAGTTTGCTTATTCTGCAGGCAAGTTTCAGATTATCAATATTACTTTTAAAGTAGGTTTCTTCGGTGAGTACTGAGATGGAACTGGCTCCTCCTTGTTCAAACTGGGGCAGTACCTCGTTAATCATAAGTGGGCTGATATCACCTTGTGAAGGGGATGCAGGTTTGTATTCACAGATAATGGAAACATCCTCTTCTTTGTTCAAGGATTTTTTAAAATCAGTTCGAAGTTTAACCCGTTCTATATTATCTTTCAGCTCATTAAGGGGCTGATATTTCATTCTTATTTCCAGAACCCTTTTCCTATCCTTAATAATGGTATTGAATTTCATGAGAATTCAACTCCCTTTCTTTTGGGGATTTTCATGATACTTCCATCTCCAGGAAATTTTTCAAAATTATCTGACCATCAAGGGTTCCAATGGACTCCGGGTGGAATTGAAGTCCAAAAATAGGATAATCGTGGTGTTTAATTGCCATTATCATCCCTTCCC from Methanobacteriaceae archaeon includes:
- a CDS encoding MarR family transcriptional regulator, with the translated sequence MKDSDSIKAEFDAERLDMEKYILVVLFLVEQRWSYVIGREMAKDQITTKQWLMMIVLANAFQSPPSMQEMADAMSTTHQNVKQLASRLEARGFVKIERDSENRRILRLKVTRKCQNYWEKRSPEDMKTIKTYFEALNNEEIRSLFHIMGKLEKSSLDLYEKARKTR
- a CDS encoding RDD family protein; translation: MPVKTFLDNAHYGKNNWWRYVLTSLISWLGPLILIIVISIPFIIFPHLWKGGINAQGVVKNINPLILFLFFGGYYFLSFLIFYGCIRFIHKKKLIILITTAFKVKWMKILKGAGLWFVLMGLALLIEVLIYPSSLKFSFNPSFFILLVLSIIIYSIQASFEEIFFRGYLMQGLGLLTSKPVIPLLITSAIFAVGHFFNGSDTPTGIGVVINMFIFAMTLGIITIGEKSLETAMGVHIANNIFLTTIINSTGLWEGLPSLFSIGTESAMIIPSFILFPILLFIVFRNNWDKLESLFKKRSERDGIYRQNHLLCANCKAENPGIAVFCSQCGEKISLNYASTFIKIVAFLIDIIFLLFLWVFLLIGIVSVHLVGNQEISNAEMLAGVWIALCIILSFTYFIIFEKYGQTIGAKIMNIRVVNDRDHKQISFRQSILRNLLLIVDLIPYPLPGLLAIIFSSKSPKKQRIGDLVAGTLVVQKK
- a CDS encoding CPBP family intramembrane metalloprotease — protein: MVMVTVGTFIAGRYVFKDGFKDVGWIWGKPIHYILSFATAFLLFGIPMLINIFQGSAALLPNFTWTQYILLMGGYTLAVIVPAFGEEFGFRGYLLPHLSRRYTPRKAVIINSLIWWFWHQPVAVGGAIFAMNLLGADSSLMLLVVIWTFLDSFLNCFFDGPIFSYIWAKSNIIAVVTFFHAAYDGVRNSSLMVTGTFPLYGVWNTIFTVLLGLILLWKGDWKSLEKFRTPDQEISIEIADESGGIQ
- the cadA gene encoding cadmium-translocating P-type ATPase, producing the protein MQENDHHHPEDADAQVTCSCCGGDLFQEKPPLWKQKPIAIIITSLTIFAIAIYLERFLNQENLAELAFLAVVAVSGFNIVKGAFKGLLNLHFNMSLLITIAATGAFLIGHGEEGAAVMFLFYVAEFLEDYASERARRSIAALLKLAPETACVIRKGKELEVHVHSVQVDEKVVVRPGDKIPLDGLVVKGSSAVDQSPLTGESIPVTKKEGDEVFAGTINTEGYLEVQVTRKSDETIISKIIELVRKSKDKKSKTEAFINEFASYYTPAVIILAISVAIIPPFLFGMSLEDWFYRALVLLVVSCPCALAISTPVSMVSGITSATRNGVLIKGGEYVEEMKNVKAVVFDKTGTLTEGSLEVTDVLPLNGNSGDVLKISASLESHSKHPLAKAILKKAKEEKVEFEEVSGFKSITGAGLKGEINGKIFYAGNKSLFEGMRNLNNEDISLKIKEFEKDGKTTVLVGNEEKIIGLIVLMDRIRGDAAKTVKYLKDNGIRTVMLTGDNQGTASAVASRLGLDECYHSLLPEDKVKKIDELLQIHGNVAMVGDGVNDAPALARANIGIAMGAAGSDVAIETADVALMHDDLSKLEYLLKLSKKTMRVVQENVALSIIVKSSFAFLAVLGFITLWMAVGIGDMGLSLAVILNAIRIVSKGF
- the trpD gene encoding anthranilate phosphoribosyltransferase, yielding MIEECLKKVVSGQDLSEDDAYACMMEIVSGSTSDVHIAAFLSSLTTKGESISELTGFVRAMRQVSIKVSPQLDQPLVDTCGTGGDRFKTFNISTISAIIAAAAGVCIAKHGNRAISSKCGGADILEAMGVNIEVKGSDVEFCLENVGIGFMFAPRFHPAMKHVMPVRKELGIRTVFNILGPLSSPADADIQLMGVFDPEYVETLAHVLKNLGVKRAMVVHGFDGKGNAAMDEISIIGKTKAAILDDGIIKVQDLYPEDFGLEIVDKELINGPESLQENLEIALNVLKGKRESAQDKAQMDICLANAGAILYLAGKTSDLKAGVELARKTIQNGSAMRKLQEFIQASSICN
- the trpA gene encoding tryptophan synthase subunit alpha, producing the protein MSNPHVISEPDRESKIHPLEVESYDEMFRRVKEKNEGAFIPFIVAGDPDFDTSLEIVKTYVENGADGLEIGFAFSDPVADGPTVQTADIRALKSGITTDKGFEFIRKIREFTSIPIGLLVYYNLIYQKGIDEFYQTAKKSGVNAILAADLPPEEAYDALNASKKHGIQQIFMVAQTTSNERLEKISKICSGFLYVVAVMGVTGAREDIKFSTFELVERVKSHSNLPVVVGFGISKAEHVQNVIESGADGAIVASAILDMITENLNDKEIMLDKIGAFCHDLKAATKKTMI
- the trpB gene encoding tryptophan synthase subunit beta; protein product: MITSGKFGKYGGIFVPELLIPALEELEAAFLKYKDDKKFNEELDYYLKEFAGRPTALYYARNLSEKLGCKIYLKREDMLHTGAHKINNTLGQGLLAKYMGKKRIIAETGAGQHGIATAVIGSLLGIPVEVYMGLEDVERQKLNVFRMELSGAKVIPVETGSQTLKDAINDAFRDWVATVETTHYLIGSTMGPHPYPLMVKHFQSIIGRETREEILQKEGKLPDAVIACVGGGSNSLGIFSGFLEDDEVELVGVEGGGDGVETDRTGATLCKGTEGILHGSFSFVLQNYDGQIKEAHSVSAGLDYPGVGPEHAYLKVTGRANYVAITNKEALEGFEMLSKYEGIIPALESSHAVAYAVKYAKRPENKGKTIVVNLSGRGDKDMFLVAREMGVEV
- a CDS encoding phosphoribosylanthranilate isomerase, giving the protein MKIKICGIRNKDDLKTCEGAGADLMGFINIERSKRMVEIEKIRNLTSSMKDKNKAVLVIEPSNMVDADERIKKSGLNNIQLHSLYPDEIKEMKNTNPHLTVTRAIGISEEIKPKKEQEIKDFVCVSDNILFDYEFQGKTGGTGRQIPTETALEAAEIARSYNKNVTLFLAGGMNVERIKNEGKKLATIFNYFDVNSGVEDAPGVKNRDKIRELMKLKFIN